A portion of the Malania oleifera isolate guangnan ecotype guangnan chromosome 3, ASM2987363v1, whole genome shotgun sequence genome contains these proteins:
- the LOC131150682 gene encoding cellulose synthase-like protein E6 isoform X1, with the protein MGRGDEYVPLFETKEAKGRIPYRLYAASVFVGICMIWVYRVSHLPAAEEQVLERWVWVGAFLAELWFSFYWLITQFVRWNPIFRSTFKDRLSHRYAEDLPGIDIFVCTADPRIEPPTMVINTVLSTMAYNYPPEKLSIYLSDDGGSELTFYALLEASRFAKEWLPFCKKFKVEPRCPEAYFSFVSVDHTLQATPEWSSIKRSYEDMKNRINTTEKLGHISEEIRKEHKGFRDWALVSNRHDHPTILQIIIDGRNRKTVDVEGQPLPTLIYLAREKRPKYHHNFKAGAMNALIRVSSRLSNNPIILNLDCDMYSNNSETVRDALCFFMDEEKGHEIAYVQYPQKFNNITNNDIYSNSFRVINEVELPGFDSNGGPCYIGTGCFHRREALCGMKHGQEYEVEWKRENDKQAEGSSCVLEETCKVLASCTYEENTQWGKEVSLSLSLSLSLSARAHAHTYTSRHSHISVVYVGLQMGLKYGCPVEDVLTGLIIQCRGWKSIYFNPERAGFLGVGNATLLQVLVQHKRWSEGDFQIFLSRYCCFMNGPKISLKLQVSYCVYLLWAPNSLAALYYVLVLPLCLLKATPLFPKISSPWVLPFAYVILAAHGYSLGEFMWCGGTLRGWWNDQRVWMFKRTTSYFFGFMDNILKLLGFNKPAFSVTPKSVDDHVSQRYEQEVMEFGTSSPMFIILATLALINLFAFAGGVKMVIMNEQTNGLEALALQILLSGLVAFINLPIYQGLFFRLDNGRMPASVTYQSVALALFVCSVALY; encoded by the exons ATGGGAAGGGGCGATGAGTATGTGCCATTGTTTGAAACAAAAGAAGCAAAGGGTCGAATACCATATAGACTGTATGCAGCTTCAGTCTTTGTGGGAATATGCATGATTTGGGTGTACAGAGTGAGTCATTTACCTGCTGCAGAAGAGCAAGTGCTAGAACGCTGGGTTTGGGTTGGAGCCTTCTTAGCAGAGCTCTGGTTCAGTTTCTATTGGCTCATCACTCAGTTCGTTCGATGGAACCCAATCTTTCGCTCTACCTTTAAAGACAGGCTCTCTCACAG ATATGCGGAAGATTTGCCCGGCATAGACATATTTGTGTGCACAGCAGACCCCAGAATAGAACCACCAACGATGGTGATTAACACAGTTTTATCAACAATGGCCTACAATTACCCGCCCGAGAAGCTCAGCATATACCTCTCAGATGATGGCGGATCAGAGTTAACATTCTATGCTCTCTTAGAGGCTTCCCGTTTTGCAAAAGAATGGCTGCCATTCTGCAAGAAATTCAAGGTGGAACCAAGGTGCCCAGAGGCTTATTTTTCCTTTGTTTCAGTTGATCATACCCTTCAGGCCACCCCAGAATGGTCCTCTATCAAG AGATCATATGAAGATATGAAAAACCGGATCAACACAACAGAAAAGCTCGGTCATATTTCAGAGGAAATACGCAAAGAGCACAAGGGATTTCGTGATTGGGCCTTGGTTTCCAACCGACATGATCATCCAACCATTCTTCAA ATAATAATTGATGGGAGAAACCGCAAGACCGTCGATGTAGAAGGACAACCTTTGCCAACTTTGATATACTTGGCACGTGAGAAGAGACCCAAATACCACCACAATTTTAAAGCAGGAGCTATGAATGCTCTG ATAAGAGTGTCATCAAGGCTAAGCAACAATCCAATTATTCTCAATTTAGACTGTGACATGTATTCAAACAACTCAGAGACAGTGAGAGATGCCTTGTGTTTTTTCATGGATGAAGAGAAGGGCCATGAGATTGCTTATGTGCAGTATCCACAAAAATTCAACAACATCACAAACAACGACATATACAGCAATTCCTTTAGGGTAATTAATGAG GTTGAGCTTCCAGGTTTCGATTCTAATGGAGGACCTTGCTATATCGGTACTGGGTGCTTCCACAGGAGAGAGGCTCTTTGCGGGATGAAGCATGGTCAGGAATATGAAGTGGAATGGAAGAGAGAAAATGATAAACAGGCAGAAGGAAGTTCATGTGTACTGGAAGAAACATGCAAAGTTCTTGCAAGTTGTACCTATGAAGAGAACACTCAGTGGGGAAAGgaggtttctctctctctctctctctctctctctctctctgcgcgcgcacacgcacacacatacacAAGCAGGCACTCACATATAAGCGTGGTATATGTCGGTTTGCAGATGGGTTTGAAGTATGGTTGCCCAGTGGAGGATGTTCTTACAGGATTAATAATACAATGTAGAGGTTGGAAATCCATATATTTCAATCCAGAAAGAGCAGGCTTCTTAGGAGTTGGAAACGCTACACTGTTGCAGGTACTAGTACAACATAAAAGATGGTCTGAAGGTGATTTTCAGATATTTCTCTCAAGGTACTGCTGCTTTATGAATGGCCCCAAAATCTCCCTAAAACTTCAAGTTTCGTACTGTGTATACTTGCTATGGGCTCCAAACAGCTTGGCTGCATTATACTATGTTCTGGTCTTGCCACTTTGTCTCCTAAAAGCCACCCCACTATTTCCAAAG ATATCAAGTCCATGGGTCCTGCCTTTTGCATATGTCATCTTGGCAGCACATGGATATAGCTTAGGAGAGTTTATGTGGTGTGGGGGCACACTTCGAGGTTGGTGGAATGATCAAAGGGTGTGGATGTTCAAAAGAACAACATCCTACTTCTTTGGCTTCATGGATAACATATTAAAGCTGTTGGGATTCAACAAGCCAGCCTTTTCGGTTACCCCAAAGTCGGTTGACGATCATGTATCTCAAAGATATGAGCAGGAGGTCATGGAGTTTGGTACTTCCTCGCCGATGTTTATAATTTTAGCAACACTAGCATTGATCAACTTGTTTGCTTTTGCTGGGGGAGTAAAAATGGTAATTATGAATGAGCAAACCAATGGTTTGGAAGCATTGGCATTGCAAATTCTTCTGTCTGGGCTCGTGGCTTTCATCAACCTGCCTATATACCAAGGACTCTTCTTCCGACTGGACAACGGTCGAATGCCTGCCTCTGTCACATACCAGTCAGTTGCCTTAGCTCTATTCGTCTGTTCAGTAGCCTTGTACTAG
- the LOC131150682 gene encoding cellulose synthase-like protein E6 isoform X2, which translates to MGRGDEYVPLFETKEAKGRIPYRLYAASVFVGICMIWVYRVSHLPAAEEQVLERWVWVGAFLAELWFSFYWLITQFVRWNPIFRSTFKDRLSHRYAEDLPGIDIFVCTADPRIEPPTMVINTVLSTMAYNYPPEKLSIYLSDDGGSELTFYALLEASRFAKEWLPFCKKFKVEPRCPEAYFSFVSVDHTLQATPEWSSIKRSYEDMKNRINTTEKLGHISEEIRKEHKGFRDWALVSNRHDHPTILQIIIDGRNRKTVDVEGQPLPTLIYLAREKRPKYHHNFKAGAMNALIRVSSRLSNNPIILNLDCDMYSNNSETVRDALCFFMDEEKGHEIAYVQYPQKFNNITNNDIYSNSFRVINEVELPGFDSNGGPCYIGTGCFHRREALCGMKHGQEYEVEWKRENDKQAEGSSCVLEETCKVLASCTYEENTQWGKEMGLKYGCPVEDVLTGLIIQCRGWKSIYFNPERAGFLGVGNATLLQVLVQHKRWSEGDFQIFLSRYCCFMNGPKISLKLQVSYCVYLLWAPNSLAALYYVLVLPLCLLKATPLFPKISSPWVLPFAYVILAAHGYSLGEFMWCGGTLRGWWNDQRVWMFKRTTSYFFGFMDNILKLLGFNKPAFSVTPKSVDDHVSQRYEQEVMEFGTSSPMFIILATLALINLFAFAGGVKMVIMNEQTNGLEALALQILLSGLVAFINLPIYQGLFFRLDNGRMPASVTYQSVALALFVCSVALY; encoded by the exons ATGGGAAGGGGCGATGAGTATGTGCCATTGTTTGAAACAAAAGAAGCAAAGGGTCGAATACCATATAGACTGTATGCAGCTTCAGTCTTTGTGGGAATATGCATGATTTGGGTGTACAGAGTGAGTCATTTACCTGCTGCAGAAGAGCAAGTGCTAGAACGCTGGGTTTGGGTTGGAGCCTTCTTAGCAGAGCTCTGGTTCAGTTTCTATTGGCTCATCACTCAGTTCGTTCGATGGAACCCAATCTTTCGCTCTACCTTTAAAGACAGGCTCTCTCACAG ATATGCGGAAGATTTGCCCGGCATAGACATATTTGTGTGCACAGCAGACCCCAGAATAGAACCACCAACGATGGTGATTAACACAGTTTTATCAACAATGGCCTACAATTACCCGCCCGAGAAGCTCAGCATATACCTCTCAGATGATGGCGGATCAGAGTTAACATTCTATGCTCTCTTAGAGGCTTCCCGTTTTGCAAAAGAATGGCTGCCATTCTGCAAGAAATTCAAGGTGGAACCAAGGTGCCCAGAGGCTTATTTTTCCTTTGTTTCAGTTGATCATACCCTTCAGGCCACCCCAGAATGGTCCTCTATCAAG AGATCATATGAAGATATGAAAAACCGGATCAACACAACAGAAAAGCTCGGTCATATTTCAGAGGAAATACGCAAAGAGCACAAGGGATTTCGTGATTGGGCCTTGGTTTCCAACCGACATGATCATCCAACCATTCTTCAA ATAATAATTGATGGGAGAAACCGCAAGACCGTCGATGTAGAAGGACAACCTTTGCCAACTTTGATATACTTGGCACGTGAGAAGAGACCCAAATACCACCACAATTTTAAAGCAGGAGCTATGAATGCTCTG ATAAGAGTGTCATCAAGGCTAAGCAACAATCCAATTATTCTCAATTTAGACTGTGACATGTATTCAAACAACTCAGAGACAGTGAGAGATGCCTTGTGTTTTTTCATGGATGAAGAGAAGGGCCATGAGATTGCTTATGTGCAGTATCCACAAAAATTCAACAACATCACAAACAACGACATATACAGCAATTCCTTTAGGGTAATTAATGAG GTTGAGCTTCCAGGTTTCGATTCTAATGGAGGACCTTGCTATATCGGTACTGGGTGCTTCCACAGGAGAGAGGCTCTTTGCGGGATGAAGCATGGTCAGGAATATGAAGTGGAATGGAAGAGAGAAAATGATAAACAGGCAGAAGGAAGTTCATGTGTACTGGAAGAAACATGCAAAGTTCTTGCAAGTTGTACCTATGAAGAGAACACTCAGTGGGGAAAGgag ATGGGTTTGAAGTATGGTTGCCCAGTGGAGGATGTTCTTACAGGATTAATAATACAATGTAGAGGTTGGAAATCCATATATTTCAATCCAGAAAGAGCAGGCTTCTTAGGAGTTGGAAACGCTACACTGTTGCAGGTACTAGTACAACATAAAAGATGGTCTGAAGGTGATTTTCAGATATTTCTCTCAAGGTACTGCTGCTTTATGAATGGCCCCAAAATCTCCCTAAAACTTCAAGTTTCGTACTGTGTATACTTGCTATGGGCTCCAAACAGCTTGGCTGCATTATACTATGTTCTGGTCTTGCCACTTTGTCTCCTAAAAGCCACCCCACTATTTCCAAAG ATATCAAGTCCATGGGTCCTGCCTTTTGCATATGTCATCTTGGCAGCACATGGATATAGCTTAGGAGAGTTTATGTGGTGTGGGGGCACACTTCGAGGTTGGTGGAATGATCAAAGGGTGTGGATGTTCAAAAGAACAACATCCTACTTCTTTGGCTTCATGGATAACATATTAAAGCTGTTGGGATTCAACAAGCCAGCCTTTTCGGTTACCCCAAAGTCGGTTGACGATCATGTATCTCAAAGATATGAGCAGGAGGTCATGGAGTTTGGTACTTCCTCGCCGATGTTTATAATTTTAGCAACACTAGCATTGATCAACTTGTTTGCTTTTGCTGGGGGAGTAAAAATGGTAATTATGAATGAGCAAACCAATGGTTTGGAAGCATTGGCATTGCAAATTCTTCTGTCTGGGCTCGTGGCTTTCATCAACCTGCCTATATACCAAGGACTCTTCTTCCGACTGGACAACGGTCGAATGCCTGCCTCTGTCACATACCAGTCAGTTGCCTTAGCTCTATTCGTCTGTTCAGTAGCCTTGTACTAG
- the LOC131150682 gene encoding cellulose synthase-like protein E6 isoform X3: MGRGDEYVPLFETKEAKGRIPYRLYAASVFVGICMIWVYRVSHLPAAEEQVLERWVWVGAFLAELWFSFYWLITQFVRWNPIFRSTFKDRLSHRYAEDLPGIDIFVCTADPRIEPPTMVINTVLSTMAYNYPPEKLSIYLSDDGGSELTFYALLEASRFAKEWLPFCKKFKVEPRCPEAYFSFVSVDHTLQATPEWSSIKRSYEDMKNRINTTEKLGHISEEIRKEHKGFRDWALVSNRHDHPTILQIIIDGRNRKTVDVEGQPLPTLIYLAREKRPKYHHNFKAGAMNALIRVSSRLSNNPIILNLDCDMYSNNSETVRDALCFFMDEEKGHEIAYVQYPQKFNNITNNDIYSNSFRVINEVELPGFDSNGGPCYIGTGCFHRREALCGMKHGQEYEVEWKRENDKQAEGSSCVLEETCKVLASCTYEENTQWGKEVSLSLSLSLSLSARAHAHTYTSRHSHISVVYVGLQMGLKYGCPVEDVLTGLIIQCRGWKSIYFNPERAGFLGVGNATLLQVLVQHKRWSEGDFQIFLSRYCCFMNGPKISLKLQVSYCVYLLWAPNSLAALYYVLVLPLCLLKATPLFPKVIQVGEQTRLADRGAFVLPYQ; this comes from the exons ATGGGAAGGGGCGATGAGTATGTGCCATTGTTTGAAACAAAAGAAGCAAAGGGTCGAATACCATATAGACTGTATGCAGCTTCAGTCTTTGTGGGAATATGCATGATTTGGGTGTACAGAGTGAGTCATTTACCTGCTGCAGAAGAGCAAGTGCTAGAACGCTGGGTTTGGGTTGGAGCCTTCTTAGCAGAGCTCTGGTTCAGTTTCTATTGGCTCATCACTCAGTTCGTTCGATGGAACCCAATCTTTCGCTCTACCTTTAAAGACAGGCTCTCTCACAG ATATGCGGAAGATTTGCCCGGCATAGACATATTTGTGTGCACAGCAGACCCCAGAATAGAACCACCAACGATGGTGATTAACACAGTTTTATCAACAATGGCCTACAATTACCCGCCCGAGAAGCTCAGCATATACCTCTCAGATGATGGCGGATCAGAGTTAACATTCTATGCTCTCTTAGAGGCTTCCCGTTTTGCAAAAGAATGGCTGCCATTCTGCAAGAAATTCAAGGTGGAACCAAGGTGCCCAGAGGCTTATTTTTCCTTTGTTTCAGTTGATCATACCCTTCAGGCCACCCCAGAATGGTCCTCTATCAAG AGATCATATGAAGATATGAAAAACCGGATCAACACAACAGAAAAGCTCGGTCATATTTCAGAGGAAATACGCAAAGAGCACAAGGGATTTCGTGATTGGGCCTTGGTTTCCAACCGACATGATCATCCAACCATTCTTCAA ATAATAATTGATGGGAGAAACCGCAAGACCGTCGATGTAGAAGGACAACCTTTGCCAACTTTGATATACTTGGCACGTGAGAAGAGACCCAAATACCACCACAATTTTAAAGCAGGAGCTATGAATGCTCTG ATAAGAGTGTCATCAAGGCTAAGCAACAATCCAATTATTCTCAATTTAGACTGTGACATGTATTCAAACAACTCAGAGACAGTGAGAGATGCCTTGTGTTTTTTCATGGATGAAGAGAAGGGCCATGAGATTGCTTATGTGCAGTATCCACAAAAATTCAACAACATCACAAACAACGACATATACAGCAATTCCTTTAGGGTAATTAATGAG GTTGAGCTTCCAGGTTTCGATTCTAATGGAGGACCTTGCTATATCGGTACTGGGTGCTTCCACAGGAGAGAGGCTCTTTGCGGGATGAAGCATGGTCAGGAATATGAAGTGGAATGGAAGAGAGAAAATGATAAACAGGCAGAAGGAAGTTCATGTGTACTGGAAGAAACATGCAAAGTTCTTGCAAGTTGTACCTATGAAGAGAACACTCAGTGGGGAAAGgaggtttctctctctctctctctctctctctctctctctgcgcgcgcacacgcacacacatacacAAGCAGGCACTCACATATAAGCGTGGTATATGTCGGTTTGCAGATGGGTTTGAAGTATGGTTGCCCAGTGGAGGATGTTCTTACAGGATTAATAATACAATGTAGAGGTTGGAAATCCATATATTTCAATCCAGAAAGAGCAGGCTTCTTAGGAGTTGGAAACGCTACACTGTTGCAGGTACTAGTACAACATAAAAGATGGTCTGAAGGTGATTTTCAGATATTTCTCTCAAGGTACTGCTGCTTTATGAATGGCCCCAAAATCTCCCTAAAACTTCAAGTTTCGTACTGTGTATACTTGCTATGGGCTCCAAACAGCTTGGCTGCATTATACTATGTTCTGGTCTTGCCACTTTGTCTCCTAAAAGCCACCCCACTATTTCCAAAG